One window of the Pieris brassicae chromosome Z, ilPieBrab1.1, whole genome shotgun sequence genome contains the following:
- the LOC123718803 gene encoding uncharacterized protein LOC123718803 → MFGVALLTSTLLALTESRIYDSCELARDFLKLGVSKEHIATWVCIAYHESRFDTTARNPNSGDHGLLQISELYWCGPGKACGVSCSAFRDDDISDDVECALKIHEEHTRLQGDGFLAWVVYPYHCKHNAKKYLANCDVFLKDTSYKLEERGRFLKSQNHGRMEPTPFFKKYTNIDELQPPNIPINTLLRGFYDDNKANTTFTNIIKEKNTRNFITQSQNINKNQEFDWVNTISTLFNKDISNVKITNIDALMPPIFGTGVSTMPLTTTTVRSTTIDPALIGIKPPNPRKIESNQFRRQMMSLKNNYIENSSVKHYNFTKLKLPAAARDTSNVTTLPKSNHHPKEEVNVVSSFKIVHTDNKKEINYNNQLTPITPFTRLLINRTLSTIYVTPKEMVVSTTTGSKLQVNNHIKTISTNIATNNKTSFRHTDLVKPTATTVKYKSTPMPATTESNRRRFYFTPPQVETSTQYPRTLTPWMTRSSQTDSSTLGPKISSPKPKSTTLSSTSISVTERTLGTTQSIFDFYLNPTKRPNIIFQFPEFPESPYKVRIFSGGTTTLTPSFLNSRHP, encoded by the coding sequence ATGTTTGGCGTCGCGTTGTTGACGAGCACGCTTCTCGCGTTGACCGAATCACGTATTTACGACAGCTGTGAACTCGCCCGTGATTTTCTTAAACTTGGCGTTAGCAAAGAGCATATCGCGACGTGGGTGTGCATCGCTTATCACGAATCGCGATTTGACACTACCGCTCGTAACCCCAATAGCGGAGATCATGGATTGTTACAAATCAGTGAATTGTATTGGTGCGGTCCAGGCAAGGCATGTGGGGTCTCCTGTTCAGCGTTCAGGGATGATGATATTTCTGATGACGTAGAATgtgcattaaaaatacacgaaGAGCATACAAGATTACAAGGTGACGGCTTTTTAGCCTGGGTAGTTTATCCTTATCATTGCAAACACAATGCCAAGAAATATCTTGCGAACTgcgatgtttttttaaaagatacgTCGTATAAATTAGAAGAACGTGGacgatttttaaaatcacaaaatCATGGACGCATGGAGCCTACaccattttttaagaaatatacaaatatcgaCGAATTGCAGCCACCGAATATTCCAATTAATACGCTTTTACGGGGTTTCTATGACGACAATAAGGCAAATActacatttacaaatattataaaagaaaagaatACCAGAAATTTTATAACTCAGAgccaaaatattaataaaaatcaagaaTTCGACTGGGTAAATACAATATCAACTTTATTCAATAAAGACATTTCGAACGtaaaaattactaatataGATGCCCTTATGCCTCCTATTTTTGGTACAGGAGTTTCTACAATGCCACTGACAACTACCACTGTTCGCAGTACCACTATAGATCCTGCTTTAATAGGAATAAAACCTCCCAATCCAcgaaaaatagaaagtaatcAGTTTAGACGACAAATGAtgtctttaaaaaacaattacatagaaaatagTAGTGTAAAGCATTATAACTTTACAAAGCTTAAGCTTCCAGCAGCAGCGAGAGATACTTCTAATGTCACAACTTTACCTAAATCTAATCATCACCCAAAAGAAGAAGTAAATGTAGtttcttcatttaaaatagtacATACAGATAACAAAAAAGAGATCAATTATAACAATCAACTCACACCCATCACTCCATTTACAAGACTTCTAATAAATCGTACTTTGTCAACAATTTACGTAACTCCAAAGGAAATGGTTGTGTCGACAACAACTGGAAGTAAGTTACAAGTAAACAATCATATTAAAACGATATCAACGAATATAgcaacaaacaacaaaacttCGTTCAGACACACCGATTTAGTGAAGCCGACCGCTACGACTGTAAAATACAAGAGCACACCGATGCCTGCAACTACGGAATCCAATAGAAggagattttattttacaccaCCTCAGGTGGAAACCAGTACTCAATATCCACGTACATTAACTCCTTGGATGACTAGATCATCACAAACTGACAGTTCTACGTTGGGACCAAAAATATCATCACCGAAACCTAAAAGTACGACTTTAAGCTCAACAAGTATTTCGGTTACAGAAAGAACTCTTGGAACAACACAATCAATATTTGACTTTTATTTGAATCCAACAAAGCGAccgaatataatatttcaattccCAGAATTCCCAGAGAGTCCATATAAAGTAAGAATATTTTCCGGAGGAACTACAACACTGACGccttcttttttaaattctagaCACCCATAG